In Topomyia yanbarensis strain Yona2022 chromosome 2, ASM3024719v1, whole genome shotgun sequence, one DNA window encodes the following:
- the LOC131678850 gene encoding glutathione S-transferase E14-like isoform X2, whose product MTNPVLYYDDVSPPVRSVLLTMAALNIDDKINKHWIHLFGAAHLRRDFVEINPLHTVPVLKDEELVLTDSHAILMYLCDVYGPGTKFTLDDPKKRAQVLNRLCFNNSVFFQRDAELMRKIFREEINEVSDHLKPIEEAIDCLEIYLNSTKFVACDELTVADFSIVATLSTLETVCPISESRWPKVKAWYEEMQRLAYYYEANQVGLSKLRAKVNHKLHVGY is encoded by the exons ATGACAAACCCAGTTCTATACTACGACGATGTCAGTCCCCCAGTTCGAAGTGTTCTACTCACCATGGCTGCCCTAAACATCGATGATAAAATCAATAAGCATTGGATCCATTTATTCGGGGCTGCTCATTTACGGAGAGATTTTGTGGAA ATTAATCCATTGCATACGGTTCCGGTGTTGAAAGATGAGGAACTGGTGCTTACGGACAGTCATGCCATTTTAATGTATCTCTGTGATGTTTATGGACCAGGAACAAAGTTTACCCTGGATGATCCGAAAAAACGGGCCCAGGTTTTGAACCGACTTTGTTTCAATAACTCAGTTTTCTTCCAGAGAGATGCCGAACTTATG CGAAAAATATTCCGTGAAGAGATAAATGAAGTTTCAGATCACCTAAAACCAATTGAAGAAGCAATTGATTGTCTTGAAATTTATTTGAACAGTACCAAATTTGTAGCCTGTGATGAG TTAACTGTAGCGGACTTCTCAATTGTGGCTACATTAAGCACGTTGGAGACAGTTTGTCCTATTTCTGAATCTCGATGGCCGAAGGTGAAAGCATGGTACGAAGAAATGCAACGACTAGCGTACTACTATGAAGCCAACCAGGTTGGGCTCAGCAAATTGCGAGCAAAGGTTAACCACAAATTGCATGTTGGATATTAG